In the genome of Enterococcus sp. DIV2402, the window TTTTAAATTCCTCATCGTTCATTCCTGTTGCTCGTAGCATAGCACGGTTCGGTGACTTGACCATACTATCATACACATTACTTCTAATTCTAATATCTTTTTTTTCTTCACTAGACACGTTAAAACGCTCCTTTCGAGATGCTCTCTAATGGTTTTATTATATTCTAACATAAATATTAAATTCTACTATAAATAAAGTAAAAAAACAATGAATAATTTACTTGCCAAAAATAGATTTTCATGAAAAAATAAGCATTGTATTAAATTTTCAAAATCGAAAGGAATAATCGTTATGCGAGAAGACATTAAAATAAACGACCGCGCTGCAATTATCGGCGACAAAATCATTGAACAACTTCAAACTGTCCATGATCATGAGATTGGATTAGATATTTATAATTTAGGTTTCATTTATGAAATTAATTTAGACGAAAGTGGACACTGTGAAGTCGTTGTAACATTTACAGGAATTGGTTGTGACTGTATTGAAGCAGTCCCTGAAGAAATCAAATGGGCACTAATGCAGCTTGATGAAATCAATGACGTTACCGTTAAGATTGTTTGGTCTCCTGCTTGGAAAATGACTCGTATCAGCCGGTTCGGTCGTATTGCTCTAGGTATTAATCCTAAATAAAAAAACAGATTGAGAAAATTCTCAATCTGTTTTTTTAACGAATCTCCAACAATTGTAACGTCCGTTCATCATATTTCCCATCAAAAAATTTATCCAATACTTCTTGAAAAAGCGAATCATCATCCACTAAAGCAAAAAGTGTCATCGAAGAATGTAGTTTACGATCATCTGGTTTGCCAAAAATTTCTCTAGCAGATGCAACTTGTGGCAATAAGGCTCTGGTAATTTCTT includes:
- a CDS encoding metal-sulfur cluster assembly factor → MREDIKINDRAAIIGDKIIEQLQTVHDHEIGLDIYNLGFIYEINLDESGHCEVVVTFTGIGCDCIEAVPEEIKWALMQLDEINDVTVKIVWSPAWKMTRISRFGRIALGINPK